The Vitis riparia cultivar Riparia Gloire de Montpellier isolate 1030 chromosome 3, EGFV_Vit.rip_1.0, whole genome shotgun sequence genome segment GGGCAAAGACCTGAGATGGCTCCACGTCCAGATGTGAACCATTTTCCTCCTCCACAGGGATATGGTTTCATGGGGGGGTTCATGCCCATGGCATCTGCAAGGTTTGGAAACCTAACACTATCTGCTGCCTTTGGTGGTTTAATTCCATCCTTGTTGAACCTTCATGTGCATGGATTCCATGATGCCACTGTTTATGGAACAACTTCTGGATTTCCCTATGGATTTTCGAACTCCTTTCATGGGGGCCATGCTCATGggtttcatcatcatcatgctAGTCACGCACATCAGTCGGATTTTTCCTTTATGAAGAGGTGTCTCTTATTTATTGGTCTTCTTGTGATCATATCTCTTATTTGGATGTAGAAAAATATGTCCATTAGAGTCCAGTTGTTGTTGAGCGTGTAGGACTGCCATCTATGTTCCTGTATATGTTAGCACAAATGACTTTCTGGTGCTTGATGAATCATGTATGTGGTATCTTCTCAATGCCATTAGAGCTTAATTTTCAGGGTCACTGGCATCTGTAATgttcattttgaataaattgcTTGCAAGTTTTCTCCTTGCCCACCTCCCCTCATGCACCTGTGCTGGTTTAATTTGCTCTCTTAGTTTTTATTAGATGGTCTCTTTAATCCATGTTAAGGCCGCCATAGGTTTCCAATTTCATTGATATGCTTAGAGATTTGAAAAGTCATGTCTTCTTTGGTGATCATACTGTTTCTAGTCACATGTGCACACTGAATGTTGGTAAGAAGCATGCATTTGGCAATTTGAGTGATATCAGTTATTCTTAGACAATGGGTGTTGGTAACTTGGTGTCTTATCTCGGGGGTCAGTCTCTGTTTGCTGGTTCCATTTCTTGACAATGGTAATCTTTGATAGGATACGAGGTAGTGGACATAATAATGCCCTAATATCTGGCTTCAATGATCTGGTCATTTATGTTGACATTCAGTAAGAAGTTTTGGTGAACAAATAGAGTTCTCTTTTGGGATTGCATTGGTGGTTTAATTTCACTTTCTTTTAGGGTCTGGCTACAGTATCAAAGATTCACCTACCAACAGTTTAGATTTTTTCATGCAATTTCGAAGATATAGAGATTAGGAGTTCAGCGGTTACCTATTCggtatcttaatttttttcttttttcttttaatccatTCATGTTATGGGTTTAAGTATGTCCATGTGCTAGAGAAGAGAGCTGCATTGTGATGGTATACTTatgtgaaaatttgaaatttatccTGTGGGCATATGAGCTTCTCAAAATTTTAGATTCAGGGATATGGCCTCTATGTGTTGCTGTTTGGCCTATTAAAGAATGTTGCAAGATACCCGTATGAACACATGGGTTAGTTGAAGAAGAGtgcatttgacaatgattctgtaaagtgtttttaacatttctaacatttgaaaatttttatttttcgagTATTAGAAAGGTCGAAAACACTTCTCAGTATCACTATCAAACCCACACGAAGTTGCTTTATCCCcctcttttaatgaaaatagaTATGTAAGGCTGCCATGAGGTTAAATATATATGCCTGTTTACTTGAGCAGCCAGAGGGTACAATCACCATGCTATAAGCCTATAAGTATGATTTGTGAAGAAAATCTTTTATTGACCAGaggaaaattgaaaatcttttctttcttggtttccttttttaattttctttctttccttttttgatTAAACCTAGCAGTATCTTGCGGAAACAATTTGGGGATGACTGAAAAAGAGGGCTGGAAGACATAGTCAAGGTCATTGAGTTGCTTTATTTGGTTCATTGGACCAATGCTCTATCTCTCTTTACAGATTTCTAGAACCgttaaaaaatagatataattgaCCTGGtttggtaaaaaataaataaataaatatatatatatatatatatatatatatatatatatatatatatatatatatatatatatatatataaagtttcatataataaagtaaaaaatattaaaataaaataaccaaaatacCATTTAATTTGGCATTCTATGAAAGTATACTTCAAGCCACCTTTAAGGGTGTTCGAAATTATACTTTTAGACATACTATAGATATCGGATCTTATAAGTCTGAACACcacaaaatcatttttggttctttttttgtcatttctcttccattctttcaaaaattcacttctaaattatttttagatggtttttttttaactattttatcaaaatttacataaatcatGAACCCTAAAATATATACAGGAGGTGCAAAATACTAGTAGTGtgtaaattaaaaacaaatgtatgaaaaatattggaattaattttgaatttatctcAAATATGTACAAAATAACAGGGTTTgttgttgagaaaaaaaaattttgaatgaaaaaggaagaagaaagtaTGTgccaaagaaaataatgagaaaggTTTGAAAAATTGTAATtggatatattaatataattgatGTTTTAAAGTGATTGGGCCGACCCAAATATAAATTAGTTAATGTTCTTCCTTTAAGAGcattaaataatacataaaagTTATATTTCTTAATATGGACATTCCCctttaaaaaaacatggaattatctcATCTTTTTTAGCTTAatacttcatttttatatttgtcaatattttattttgttagctTAAAGGTTCCCTTAATCATGTTTTAGTGATAACAAATCACAATTAgtatattaacatttttaaaatcaagataAGCTTCAAGATATaatcaaaaaattcaaataggGAATCAAATCCATCATCCAAGAAGTGTAAGATCTAGAGAGCATGAAGATCAtttgggtgcacttaggttttttaACTCATTCATGCATCATTTTCATACTTGTTTTAAGCTTtaaaagtcatatttttttgtGAATTCGAGTGTTAATCCAAAACCTTAGGCAAACTAATAAAATGTGTGTTATATAAGTGCCTAAAAACAATACTCAGTGTTAgaaaaaattagaatgaaaaatGATAGACTTTTTAGCCAAAATTGTCCAACTGGTCGAAGAAGAGCTTAATTGGCTCAACCGGTTAGGGAATCGATTAATTGGTTACCCTTTCCCAATTGAGGACGGTCAAGAGGTACACAAAACCTACTTTCTCTTACATAAGGATTGTCTTCCCGGTTGAGGAGAACCCTTTCTCGATCAAGATCCAATCAAACTCCCAATAATCACCTATCAAATATTAAATGTCCAATAACTAGTCAATTGATCGACTAGGAAAGGCCTATTGGTGCAATTTTTGGTGTCAAGGTTGGAAAGCTAtgaataaataacttttattaatttatgaaaaatagaacatctacatttaa includes the following:
- the LOC117910915 gene encoding E3 ubiquitin-protein ligase RNF5-like — encoded protein: MESEFGESTSGPSRGPSYTTNNSNDTGDFECNICFELAQDPIVTLCGHLFCWPCLYRWLHIHSHSHECPVCKALVQEEKLVPLYGRGKTPSDPRSRSVPGINIPNRPAGQRPEMAPRPDVNHFPPPQGYGFMGGFMPMASARFGNLTLSAAFGGLIPSLLNLHVHGFHDATVYGTTSGFPYGFSNSFHGGHAHGFHHHHASHAHQSDFSFMKRCLLFIGLLVIISLIWM